One Cellulomonas sp. Y8 DNA segment encodes these proteins:
- a CDS encoding VOC family protein has product MRIRHQVTVFDTADLATESTFWAGVLGGTVEPDDDWHMLYVDGEPRMGFQLAPNHVRPDWPDGEQQQIHLDLYVEDLAEAHAHVTGLGAELLKQADDPAAPEGFQVYADPSGHPFCLCW; this is encoded by the coding sequence ATGCGGATCAGGCATCAGGTGACGGTGTTCGACACGGCCGACCTCGCGACGGAGAGCACGTTCTGGGCGGGTGTCCTCGGCGGGACGGTGGAGCCCGACGACGACTGGCACATGCTCTACGTCGACGGCGAGCCGCGGATGGGGTTCCAGCTGGCCCCGAACCACGTGCGGCCCGACTGGCCCGACGGCGAGCAGCAGCAGATCCACCTCGACCTCTATGTCGAGGACCTCGCGGAGGCGCACGCGCACGTCACCGGGCTGGGCGCCGAGCTGCTGAAGCAGGCGGACGACCCGGCCGCTCCCGAGGGCTTCCAGGTGTACGCGGACCCGTCGGGGCACCCGTTCTGCCTCTGCTGGTGA
- a CDS encoding DUF222 domain-containing protein has product MASDLQEHPDGDPVAAVVLPVYGPDGTCLTDFGPGPVVAAGGAPRTGEQRQIEAIRSCEPGPELDAWLRGLDASVLPSAIVVEVIAAQTRIESYQHARTLGLIAELASREEMSPEWSPLAGAPPTQACVAGDELAMRLGWSRVAATKTVHRALVLDSMLGATREALEVGHLDPAKAQVLTAGLADLPFQVAHAVEDAVLPDADQCSVAELRQRVAREIRLVDPEGAAARRERARCTRKVSHPRPQPDGMASMWLVLDAADALRVDGVLTHAAKTAKALGDDRTLDQLRADGLRDLVVGDVPASDGPAFEVHLSPGLPMPPEPRRSWNGASLTDRDGVLLTRPVEPIPVATLTPLDDTATDGGPCVGHPASPPDAPTEATSPTAPPRATAPGAPPEATTPDAPTEATTPDAPSEATSPDAPTGTAAPVVAVTAPVRAPSAVAPAPAPARRGCTRCSGRPGAEVRITIPASTLLGLDDQPAHLDGHGPIDAVQARALAIGGVWQRVVTDPLTDRVLDVGRERYRPPAALADLIRTRDGTCAAPGCRVPACSCELDHTQEFRPRPGGDPDAPLGGTDADNLGPVCHRHHRLKTDGGFRLRQISPGLYEWITPTGHRYLTRPGTGQTHDATADPYDAPPPF; this is encoded by the coding sequence ATGGCATCTGACCTGCAGGAACACCCCGACGGCGACCCGGTCGCCGCCGTGGTGCTGCCGGTCTACGGGCCCGACGGGACCTGCCTGACGGACTTCGGCCCGGGCCCCGTCGTCGCCGCGGGTGGGGCGCCGCGCACGGGCGAGCAGCGGCAGATCGAGGCGATCCGGTCCTGCGAGCCCGGACCCGAGCTGGATGCCTGGTTGCGGGGGCTGGATGCGAGCGTGCTGCCCTCGGCGATCGTGGTCGAGGTGATCGCCGCGCAGACCCGGATCGAGTCCTACCAGCACGCCCGGACCCTGGGCCTGATCGCGGAGCTGGCCTCCCGGGAGGAGATGAGCCCGGAGTGGTCGCCGCTGGCGGGTGCCCCGCCGACGCAGGCGTGCGTCGCGGGCGACGAGCTCGCGATGCGACTGGGGTGGTCGCGGGTCGCCGCGACGAAGACCGTGCACCGGGCCCTGGTGCTCGACAGCATGCTCGGCGCGACCCGGGAGGCCCTGGAGGTCGGTCACCTCGATCCCGCCAAGGCCCAGGTCCTGACCGCAGGGCTGGCGGACCTGCCCTTCCAGGTCGCGCACGCGGTCGAGGACGCTGTCCTGCCGGACGCCGATCAGTGCTCGGTCGCCGAGCTGCGCCAGCGGGTGGCGCGGGAGATCCGCCTGGTCGACCCCGAGGGCGCCGCCGCCCGCCGCGAGCGCGCCCGGTGCACCCGCAAGGTCTCCCACCCCCGGCCCCAGCCGGACGGCATGGCCTCCATGTGGTTGGTCCTGGACGCGGCGGACGCGCTGCGGGTCGACGGGGTCCTCACGCACGCCGCGAAGACCGCCAAAGCGCTCGGCGACGACCGGACGTTGGACCAGCTGCGGGCCGACGGGCTGCGCGACCTGGTGGTCGGGGACGTCCCCGCGTCGGACGGGCCGGCGTTCGAGGTCCACCTGTCCCCGGGCCTACCCATGCCGCCGGAGCCGCGACGGTCGTGGAACGGGGCGAGCCTCACCGACCGGGACGGTGTGCTGCTCACGCGCCCGGTCGAGCCGATCCCGGTCGCCACCCTCACCCCGCTCGACGACACCGCCACCGACGGAGGGCCGTGCGTGGGCCACCCTGCCTCGCCGCCCGACGCACCGACCGAAGCGACGTCGCCGACCGCACCGCCCCGAGCCACGGCGCCGGGCGCACCACCCGAAGCCACGACGCCCGACGCCCCGACCGAAGCCACGACGCCCGACGCCCCGAGCGAAGCCACGTCGCCCGACGCCCCGACCGGCACCGCTGCACCCGTCGTCGCGGTCACCGCCCCCGTACGTGCGCCGAGCGCCGTCGCGCCTGCACCCGCACCCGCGCGTCGCGGCTGCACCCGCTGCTCGGGCCGTCCTGGCGCCGAGGTCCGCATCACCATCCCCGCCTCGACCCTGCTCGGGCTTGACGACCAGCCCGCCCACCTCGACGGCCACGGCCCCATCGACGCCGTCCAGGCCCGCGCCCTGGCGATCGGCGGGGTCTGGCAGCGCGTCGTCACCGACCCCCTCACCGACCGGGTCCTGGACGTCGGCCGCGAACGCTACCGACCACCCGCCGCCCTGGCCGACCTGATCCGCACCCGCGACGGAACGTGCGCGGCACCCGGGTGCAGGGTCCCGGCCTGCAGCTGCGAGCTCGACCACACCCAGGAGTTCCGCCCTCGACCGGGTGGCGACCCCGACGCGCCCCTCGGCGGAACCGACGCCGACAACCTCGGGCCCGTGTGCCACCGGCACCACCGGTTGAAGACCGACGGCGGGTTCCGGCTGCGACAGATCAGCCCCGGGCTCTACGAGTGGATCACCCCCACCGGGCACCGCTACCTCACCCGACCCGGCACCGGGCAGACCCACGACGCCACGGCCGACCCGTACGACGCACCACCCCCGTTCTGA
- a CDS encoding SHOCT domain-containing protein: protein MPLLMPRFGRPGLIGTAARTAVIAGTASATAGAVRRHQYTRDEQSFEQQQLAEAEQQRRVEDAARDAARHAGAPPEPADDAGLVEQLQRLARLHEAHVLDDYHFTAAKAKLLA, encoded by the coding sequence GTGCCCCTGCTCATGCCCCGCTTCGGCCGACCCGGACTGATCGGGACCGCCGCCCGCACCGCCGTCATCGCCGGCACCGCCAGCGCCACCGCCGGCGCCGTCCGCCGCCACCAGTACACCCGCGACGAGCAGTCGTTCGAGCAGCAGCAGCTCGCCGAGGCCGAGCAGCAGCGGCGCGTCGAGGACGCCGCCCGCGACGCCGCCCGGCACGCGGGGGCGCCGCCGGAGCCGGCCGACGACGCCGGGCTGGTCGAGCAGCTCCAGCGGCTCGCCCGGTTGCACGAGGCGCACGTCCTGGACGACTACCACTTCACCGCGGCCAAGGCCAAGCTGCTCGCCTGA
- a CDS encoding DUF6325 family protein produces MAGSPDEGAAPAFGPVELIALAFPGDDVPGPVLAEVAALAGSDRVRVVDVVVVRPDDDGIEIVEVADLDGPAADGLADLADLADLVGRGLAGEHDLGLVAESLPPGASALVIVVEHLWAAALAAAAREAGAVVAHAELVPAEVVNALAAS; encoded by the coding sequence ATGGCAGGTTCACCCGACGAGGGCGCCGCGCCCGCGTTCGGCCCGGTCGAGCTGATCGCGCTCGCGTTCCCCGGGGACGACGTCCCGGGGCCGGTGCTCGCGGAGGTCGCAGCGCTCGCCGGGTCTGACCGGGTCCGGGTGGTCGACGTGGTGGTGGTCCGGCCCGACGACGACGGGATCGAGATCGTCGAGGTCGCCGACCTGGACGGCCCCGCGGCCGACGGGCTCGCCGACCTCGCGGACCTCGCCGACCTCGTCGGCCGCGGGCTCGCCGGCGAGCACGACCTCGGGCTGGTCGCCGAGTCCCTGCCCCCGGGCGCGAGCGCGCTCGTCATCGTCGTCGAGCACCTCTGGGCCGCCGCGCTGGCGGCGGCCGCGCGCGAGGCCGGCGCGGTCGTCGCGCACGCCGAGCTCGTCCCGGCCGAGGTCGTCAACGCCCTCGCGGCGTCCTGA
- a CDS encoding GAP family protein, which produces MGEAVGQSLPVAVGVLISPMPIVAVVLMLLTPRARSNASTFLLGWVVGIAVVGAVLVLVAGAAGAAGDGTPPTWASVLKIVLGLLLVLLALRSWRTRPRGGAEPPTPGWMRAVDGFTPARAFGLAVLLGVVNPKNLLLVVSGAAAIAAATPSTGARLGALAVFVVVASLGVAAPLVVYLAGGPRAGAVLDELKTWMVQHNAAIMAVLLLVIGAKMLGDGIAAL; this is translated from the coding sequence GTGGGCGAGGCCGTCGGCCAGTCGCTGCCCGTCGCCGTCGGCGTGCTCATCAGCCCGATGCCGATCGTGGCCGTCGTGCTGATGCTGCTGACGCCGCGAGCCCGGTCGAACGCCTCGACGTTCCTTCTCGGGTGGGTCGTCGGCATCGCGGTGGTCGGCGCGGTGCTGGTGCTGGTCGCCGGCGCCGCCGGTGCCGCCGGCGACGGCACGCCCCCGACCTGGGCGAGCGTGCTCAAGATCGTCCTCGGCCTGCTCCTGGTCCTGCTCGCCCTCCGGAGCTGGCGGACCCGGCCCCGCGGCGGGGCCGAGCCGCCGACCCCCGGCTGGATGCGCGCGGTCGACGGGTTCACCCCGGCCCGGGCGTTCGGCCTGGCGGTGCTGCTCGGGGTGGTCAACCCGAAGAACCTGCTGCTCGTCGTGTCCGGTGCGGCAGCCATCGCCGCGGCCACCCCCTCGACCGGCGCACGGCTCGGCGCGCTTGCGGTGTTCGTGGTCGTCGCGTCCCTGGGCGTGGCGGCGCCGCTCGTCGTCTACCTCGCGGGCGGCCCGCGCGCCGGCGCCGTGCTCGACGAGCTGAAGACCTGGATGGTGCAGCACAACGCGGCGATCATGGCGGTCCTGCTGCTCGTGATCGGCGCGAAGATGCTCGGCGACGGGATCGCCGCCCTGTGA
- a CDS encoding alkyl/aryl-sulfatase translates to MTYRPKDATPATREVLRAARERYALDDRGDFEDAVRGKIADIPDGRVLNDAGQPTLDLAEFAFLGDGAGGPDDPDGAPEPDTVDASLWRQSRLITRAGLFRVVDGIYQVRNTDIAGVTFVVGDDGVVVIDCAAAVEASRQALALLREHVTDKPVVAIIYTHTHVDHYGGVKGLVDPADVASGKVPIIAPGTIASFDKFAIGENVIAGNAMSRRGLYAFNSLLDHGPRQAVSAGIGIATSAGATVSYLSPTDPITETGQSRRIAGLTFEFLYAPDTEAPEEMHIWIPELKALTCAENANHSLHNIQTLRGARTRDARNFARYLDETLVRWGDEVEVHFGPHTWPVWGNAAVVDFLESQRDTYKYLHDQALRLANKGYTPLEAAEVIELPEALGRRWFNRGYHGTVHHDVRAVFTKELGMWDGDPVSLHPHPPVESARRWVAAFGADTLVAEGRRAFDAGDYRWAAQVLHPVVFGEPDHRAARELQADAYEQLGYQAEGPQWRGIFLTAARELREGAIPARFATASPDSIAAMPVDILFDFAAVHVIGEKAADVDLAFDVDFTDLGATWTVRIAHGVLNARPGAFGAPLTLRGPKPVVASALVAPGSVEGLERSGHLTLDGDRGVLETYGSLIDSFDPDFAVVTP, encoded by the coding sequence ATGACGTACCGCCCGAAGGACGCGACCCCGGCGACGCGGGAGGTGCTGCGCGCGGCCCGCGAGCGGTACGCCCTGGACGACCGCGGGGACTTCGAGGACGCCGTCCGCGGCAAGATCGCCGACATCCCCGACGGCCGGGTGCTGAACGACGCGGGGCAGCCGACGCTCGACCTGGCGGAGTTCGCCTTCCTCGGCGACGGCGCGGGCGGACCCGACGACCCCGACGGCGCCCCCGAGCCGGACACCGTCGACGCCAGCCTGTGGCGGCAGTCCCGGCTGATCACCCGCGCCGGCCTGTTCCGGGTCGTCGACGGGATCTACCAGGTGCGGAACACCGACATCGCGGGGGTCACGTTCGTCGTCGGTGACGACGGCGTGGTCGTCATCGACTGCGCGGCCGCGGTCGAGGCGTCCCGGCAGGCCCTCGCGCTGCTCCGGGAGCACGTCACCGACAAGCCGGTGGTCGCGATCATCTACACGCACACGCACGTCGACCACTACGGCGGCGTGAAGGGCCTCGTGGACCCCGCGGACGTCGCGTCGGGGAAGGTCCCGATCATCGCTCCCGGCACGATCGCCTCGTTCGACAAGTTCGCCATCGGGGAGAACGTGATCGCCGGAAACGCGATGTCCCGGCGCGGCCTGTACGCGTTCAACAGCCTGCTCGACCACGGCCCCCGGCAGGCCGTGAGCGCCGGCATCGGGATCGCGACCTCGGCGGGCGCCACGGTGTCGTACCTGTCGCCGACGGACCCGATCACCGAGACGGGCCAGAGCCGCCGGATCGCCGGGCTGACCTTCGAGTTCCTGTACGCGCCGGACACCGAGGCGCCCGAGGAGATGCACATCTGGATCCCCGAGCTCAAGGCCCTCACCTGCGCGGAGAACGCCAACCACTCGCTGCACAACATCCAGACGCTGCGCGGTGCCCGCACCCGGGACGCCCGGAACTTCGCGCGGTACCTGGACGAGACGCTGGTCCGCTGGGGCGACGAGGTCGAGGTGCACTTCGGCCCGCACACCTGGCCCGTGTGGGGCAACGCGGCCGTGGTCGACTTCCTGGAGTCGCAGCGGGACACCTACAAGTACCTGCACGACCAGGCGCTGCGGCTGGCGAACAAGGGGTACACCCCGCTCGAGGCGGCCGAGGTCATCGAGCTGCCCGAGGCGCTCGGCCGCCGCTGGTTCAACCGCGGCTACCACGGCACGGTGCACCACGACGTGCGCGCGGTGTTCACCAAGGAGCTGGGCATGTGGGACGGCGACCCGGTGTCGCTGCACCCGCACCCGCCGGTCGAGTCGGCGCGCCGGTGGGTCGCGGCGTTCGGGGCGGACACGCTCGTGGCGGAGGGGCGGAGGGCGTTCGACGCCGGGGACTACCGGTGGGCGGCGCAGGTGCTGCACCCCGTGGTGTTCGGGGAGCCCGACCACCGCGCGGCGCGCGAGCTCCAGGCGGACGCCTACGAGCAGCTGGGCTACCAGGCGGAAGGACCGCAGTGGCGGGGCATCTTCCTCACCGCGGCCCGTGAGCTGCGCGAGGGCGCGATCCCGGCGCGGTTCGCCACGGCCAGCCCGGACAGCATCGCGGCGATGCCGGTCGACATCCTGTTCGACTTCGCTGCGGTGCACGTGATCGGGGAGAAGGCGGCCGACGTGGACCTGGCGTTCGACGTCGACTTCACGGACCTGGGCGCGACGTGGACCGTCCGGATCGCGCACGGCGTGCTGAACGCCCGTCCCGGCGCCTTCGGCGCCCCGCTGACCCTGCGCGGGCCCAAGCCCGTGGTCGCCAGCGCCCTGGTCGCGCCGGGGAGCGTCGAGGGGCTGGAGCGGTCCGGCCACCTGACGCTCGACGGCGACCGCGGCGTGCTGGAGACCTACGGCTCGCTGATCGACTCCTTCGACCCGGACTTCGCCGTCGTGACGCCGTGA
- a CDS encoding SulP family inorganic anion transporter, which produces MTRPLPDRPPDGSRRRRPRLGRPTRQDAVSGFVTGLFSIPEGMAYASIGGFNPLVGLYSGMVPTSVGSLLSRTVLMTTTLTSAIALTSHSVLADAGLDADDPANLATLTVLVGVVMLLLGVLRLGSVMSFVSNAVMTGFTTGIALQIVAGVIGDATGYETERHNTIAKVVDGLVHLPQWDLASTAVASATVLCWWAAHAVRRLRAFAVLIALLVVSVGVAVLRVDVREAGDIGAIPRALPLPVLPDVSAVPALATGAVAIALVALAQAAGIGAAVPNPDGSRSNLSGDFTAQGVANIAGGFFRALPTGGSLSRTGVATSAGARTRWAGVFAGIFLAVLVLVAGPLAERIPMPVIGGLVVVIAGELIVGRVPDIRLVLRTGALPAAGMVLTFLATTQLALQYAIFLGAIVSLVLFCVNAQRQARLVRLERDDDGRWRAADVPAEVAPGSVVVLHYEGVSLFAEMARLDETWPDLSGARRSVVLLDVRTMPDVPSSTIVKALLRRAGQLRASGSRLVVVGADHVLAGVFERTGLTAALRPGDVRPGTSVLLEALDAAYDEAVAWVARAPDPGPPGGVIPPG; this is translated from the coding sequence GTGACGCGTCCCCTGCCCGACCGGCCGCCCGACGGGTCGCGACGCCGCCGCCCGCGACTCGGCCGGCCGACCCGGCAGGACGCCGTGTCGGGGTTCGTCACGGGCCTGTTCTCGATCCCGGAGGGCATGGCCTACGCCTCGATCGGCGGGTTCAACCCGCTGGTCGGCCTGTACTCGGGCATGGTGCCCACGTCCGTCGGCTCGCTGCTGTCCCGCACGGTGCTGATGACGACCACGCTCACCAGCGCCATCGCCCTGACCTCGCACAGCGTGCTGGCCGACGCGGGCCTGGACGCCGACGACCCGGCGAACCTCGCCACGCTCACGGTCCTCGTGGGCGTCGTCATGCTGCTGCTCGGGGTCCTGCGGCTGGGCTCGGTGATGAGCTTCGTGTCGAACGCGGTGATGACCGGGTTCACGACCGGGATCGCGCTGCAGATCGTCGCCGGGGTGATCGGCGACGCCACCGGCTACGAGACCGAGCGGCACAACACGATCGCGAAGGTCGTCGACGGCCTGGTGCACCTGCCGCAGTGGGACCTCGCCTCGACCGCCGTCGCCTCCGCGACCGTGCTGTGCTGGTGGGCCGCCCACGCGGTGCGGCGGCTGCGGGCGTTCGCCGTGCTGATCGCCCTGCTCGTGGTCAGCGTCGGGGTCGCGGTCCTGCGCGTGGACGTGCGCGAGGCCGGCGACATCGGCGCGATCCCGCGGGCGCTCCCGCTGCCGGTGCTGCCCGACGTGTCCGCCGTCCCGGCGCTCGCCACGGGGGCCGTCGCCATCGCGCTGGTCGCGCTCGCCCAGGCCGCCGGCATCGGGGCGGCGGTGCCGAACCCGGACGGCAGCCGGTCGAACCTGTCGGGCGACTTCACCGCCCAGGGCGTCGCCAACATCGCAGGCGGGTTCTTCCGGGCGCTGCCGACCGGCGGCTCGCTGTCCCGCACGGGCGTCGCCACCAGCGCGGGCGCCCGCACCCGGTGGGCCGGCGTCTTCGCGGGGATCTTCCTCGCGGTCCTCGTGCTCGTCGCCGGCCCGCTGGCGGAGCGGATCCCGATGCCGGTGATCGGCGGCCTGGTCGTCGTCATCGCCGGCGAGCTGATCGTGGGCCGGGTCCCGGACATCCGACTGGTCCTGCGGACGGGCGCGCTGCCCGCGGCGGGCATGGTGCTGACCTTCCTCGCCACCACGCAGCTCGCCCTGCAGTACGCGATCTTCCTCGGGGCGATCGTCTCGCTGGTGCTGTTCTGCGTGAACGCCCAGCGCCAGGCCCGGCTGGTCCGGCTGGAGCGCGACGACGACGGCCGCTGGCGCGCCGCGGACGTGCCCGCCGAGGTCGCCCCGGGGTCCGTGGTGGTGCTGCACTACGAGGGCGTCAGCCTGTTCGCCGAGATGGCCCGGCTCGACGAGACGTGGCCGGACCTGTCCGGGGCGCGGCGCTCCGTCGTCCTGCTCGACGTCCGGACCATGCCCGACGTGCCCTCGTCGACGATCGTCAAGGCGCTGCTGCGCCGGGCCGGGCAGCTCCGCGCGAGCGGGTCGCGGCTCGTGGTCGTCGGGGCCGACCACGTGCTCGCGGGGGTGTTCGAGCGGACCGGGCTGACCGCCGCGCTCCGGCCGGGGGACGTGCGGCCGGGCACGTCCGTCCTGCTCGAGGCGCTGGACGCGGCGTACGACGAGGCCGTGGCGTGGGTGGCGCGGGCGCCCGATCCGGGCCCCCCGGGCGGTGTCATCCCGCCGGGGTGA
- a CDS encoding alkyl sulfatase dimerization domain-containing protein — MSAVDQLSTVEDWERYFGSFAEHLAPVAHDAGPSITVVDPAGTIHPEQTAWARQMPRRIYEPVAGRVYVAHGYQLCSTTMLVGDDGVVIVDPGESDTASAEVLADFRRFSDLPVRAVVFTHRHPDHCYALAGLGVTHDDVDSGAVEIIAHESFARWLLNDAGVVGPILTARTSLVTFAGFGPTGVVHGGLGPVAPHGPKSTHLPTRTVGDTAELEVAGLRIVAFHAYGDAQDEIDLWLPELGHVHGSETIQGETFPNLYTLRGTAYRDVEAWREGVDTLLDYARGATSYSGSHMRPWVGTDFIVERITHYRDVIQFLHDQSIRHINRGATPEELVELVARRLPDHLRDDPWLQPYYGAPEHCVRAIYDGTLGWFTGDATQLAAPLHADRARRYVEALGGRDAVVDRARTALAAGDHGWAAELLTHVVRVDHGDTEARHLKAEALRAWGYGQKNMYWRTMAIGGANELDDAIDYTQVYEFQPPDVVDAIPAGTTVAGLRVRLDAARAAGVHRTLAWRFPDTGGSVALELRRGVAVVHDPAPDDADAEITIDAAAVRALGPRLSDADDVVAQAKQVRDEPLVRELLGYFDPVPATPPRLVVR; from the coding sequence GTGAGCGCAGTCGACCAGCTGTCCACCGTCGAGGACTGGGAGCGGTACTTCGGCTCCTTCGCCGAGCACCTCGCCCCCGTCGCGCACGACGCGGGACCCAGCATCACCGTGGTCGACCCGGCCGGGACCATCCACCCCGAGCAGACGGCGTGGGCCCGGCAGATGCCCCGACGGATCTACGAGCCCGTGGCCGGCCGGGTCTACGTGGCGCACGGGTACCAGCTGTGCTCGACCACGATGCTCGTGGGCGACGACGGCGTGGTGATCGTCGACCCCGGCGAGTCCGACACCGCGTCGGCCGAGGTGCTCGCGGACTTCCGCCGGTTCTCGGACCTGCCGGTCCGGGCGGTCGTGTTCACGCACCGGCACCCCGACCACTGCTACGCGCTGGCCGGCCTCGGCGTGACGCACGACGACGTGGACTCCGGTGCGGTCGAGATCATCGCGCACGAGTCGTTCGCGCGCTGGCTGCTCAACGACGCCGGGGTCGTGGGGCCCATCCTCACGGCGCGCACGAGCCTGGTGACGTTCGCCGGCTTCGGCCCCACGGGGGTGGTGCACGGCGGCCTCGGGCCGGTCGCCCCGCACGGGCCGAAGAGCACGCACCTGCCTACCCGCACGGTCGGGGACACCGCGGAGCTGGAGGTCGCCGGCCTCCGGATCGTCGCCTTCCACGCGTACGGCGACGCGCAGGACGAGATCGACCTGTGGCTGCCCGAGCTCGGCCACGTGCACGGCTCGGAGACGATCCAGGGCGAGACGTTCCCGAACCTGTACACGCTGCGCGGCACCGCGTACCGGGACGTGGAGGCGTGGCGGGAGGGCGTGGACACGCTGCTGGACTACGCGCGGGGTGCCACGTCGTACTCGGGGTCGCACATGCGGCCCTGGGTCGGCACCGACTTCATCGTCGAGCGCATCACGCACTACCGCGACGTCATCCAGTTCCTGCACGACCAGTCGATCCGGCACATCAACCGCGGGGCCACGCCCGAGGAGCTGGTGGAGCTCGTCGCGCGCCGGCTGCCGGACCACCTGCGGGACGACCCGTGGCTGCAGCCCTACTACGGCGCGCCCGAGCACTGCGTGCGCGCGATCTACGACGGGACGCTGGGCTGGTTCACCGGGGACGCGACCCAGCTCGCGGCGCCGCTGCACGCCGACCGGGCGCGCCGCTACGTGGAGGCGCTCGGCGGGCGGGACGCGGTGGTCGACCGGGCGCGCACGGCGCTCGCGGCGGGCGACCACGGCTGGGCTGCCGAGCTGCTCACGCACGTCGTGCGCGTCGACCACGGCGACACCGAGGCGCGGCACCTCAAGGCGGAGGCACTGCGGGCGTGGGGCTACGGCCAGAAGAACATGTACTGGCGGACGATGGCGATCGGCGGCGCCAACGAGCTCGACGACGCGATCGACTACACCCAGGTGTACGAGTTCCAGCCGCCCGACGTCGTGGACGCGATCCCGGCCGGCACCACGGTGGCGGGGCTGCGCGTCCGGCTCGACGCCGCCCGCGCCGCCGGGGTGCACCGCACGCTCGCCTGGCGGTTCCCGGACACCGGCGGGTCGGTCGCCCTGGAGCTCCGGCGCGGGGTCGCCGTCGTGCACGACCCGGCGCCGGACGACGCGGACGCGGAGATCACCATCGACGCGGCGGCGGTGCGTGCGCTCGGCCCCCGCCTCTCGGACGCCGACGACGTGGTCGCGCAGGCGAAGCAGGTGCGCGACGAGCCGCTGGTGCGGGAGCTGCTCGGGTACTTCGACCCGGTGCCCGCGACGCCGCCGCGCCTGGTGGTGCGGTGA
- a CDS encoding DNA polymerase IV, whose translation MSSEVTAPRLRTEPSIAHLDADAFFASVEQAQRPSLRGRPVLVGGTGPRGVVAAASYEARAMGVRSAMSMASARRACPQATVVVPRFDAYTAYSARIMAALRERSDAVEPLSIDEAFADLGAVRPGPDGWPGVARDLRERAVELAGVPVSVGMGRSKLVAKLASAAAKPAGVVVVAPEDEDAFLLPMPVRSLWGVGPVSAERLEKIGVRTVEDLRGQPLDTLTMVLGEAAGSNLFRVARGWDDRPVAETRERKSAGAEHTFERDLHGRAEVAAQLPAVVDQAYTRLERHGGAARTVTAKVRFAGFSTVTRAVSLPSPTADRAALHEAAARALDLVELAEPVRLLGVAFSGLSEHAQLMLDLAGPLDAAGPGAPGAGTPASEGTGADLGTADPDALRPVARRRRGRLRAEDAAPGLDVRHPAHGRGWVVKARDDGRVAVRFETAATGPGRQIWLDPATEEVELVGALGPDGAELEDAGPAEDPGQA comes from the coding sequence GTGAGCAGCGAGGTGACGGCCCCGCGCCTGCGCACCGAGCCGAGCATCGCGCACCTGGACGCGGACGCCTTCTTCGCGTCGGTCGAGCAGGCGCAGCGCCCCTCGCTGCGCGGGCGCCCGGTGCTGGTCGGCGGGACCGGGCCGCGCGGGGTGGTCGCCGCCGCGTCCTACGAGGCCCGGGCGATGGGCGTGCGGTCCGCCATGTCGATGGCGAGCGCCCGGCGCGCGTGCCCGCAGGCGACCGTCGTGGTCCCCCGGTTCGACGCGTACACCGCGTACTCGGCGCGGATCATGGCGGCGCTGCGCGAGCGGTCGGACGCGGTCGAGCCGCTGAGCATCGACGAGGCGTTCGCCGACCTCGGCGCCGTGCGTCCCGGCCCCGACGGCTGGCCCGGGGTCGCCCGGGACCTGCGGGAGCGCGCGGTCGAGCTCGCCGGTGTGCCGGTGTCCGTCGGGATGGGCCGGTCCAAGCTCGTCGCGAAGCTCGCCTCCGCGGCCGCCAAGCCCGCGGGGGTCGTGGTGGTCGCGCCCGAGGACGAGGACGCGTTCCTGCTCCCGATGCCGGTGCGGTCGCTGTGGGGCGTCGGGCCGGTGTCCGCGGAGCGGCTGGAGAAGATCGGCGTGCGCACCGTCGAGGACCTGCGCGGGCAGCCGCTCGACACCCTGACGATGGTGCTGGGCGAGGCCGCCGGGTCGAACCTGTTCCGGGTCGCGCGCGGTTGGGACGACCGGCCCGTGGCCGAGACCCGGGAGCGGAAGTCCGCCGGCGCCGAGCACACGTTCGAGCGGGACCTGCACGGCCGGGCCGAGGTCGCGGCGCAGCTGCCGGCGGTCGTCGACCAGGCCTACACCCGCCTGGAGCGGCACGGCGGCGCGGCCCGCACGGTGACGGCGAAGGTGCGGTTCGCCGGTTTCAGCACCGTGACCCGCGCGGTGTCCCTGCCGTCGCCGACCGCGGACCGGGCGGCGCTGCACGAGGCGGCTGCACGGGCGCTGGACCTGGTGGAGCTGGCCGAGCCGGTGCGGCTGCTCGGGGTGGCGTTCAGCGGCCTGTCGGAGCACGCGCAGCTGATGCTGGACCTGGCGGGGCCCCTCGACGCGGCCGGCCCGGGCGCGCCGGGCGCGGGCACGCCGGCCTCCGAGGGCACCGGGGCCGACCTCGGCACCGCCGACCCCGACGCGCTCCGCCCCGTGGCCCGGCGCCGCCGCGGCCGGCTCCGCGCCGAGGACGCCGCCCCCGGGCTCGACGTCCGGCACCCGGCGCACGGCCGGGGCTGGGTCGTGAAGGCGCGCGACGACGGCCGGGTCGCCGTCCGGTTCGAGACCGCCGCGACCGGGCCCGGCCGGCAGATCTGGCTGGACCCGGCGACGGAGGAGGTCGAGCTGGTCGGCGCGCTCGGGCCCGACGGGGCGGAGCTGGAGGACGCCGGCCCCGCGGAGGACCCCGGGCAGGCCTAG